In Parasegetibacter sp. NRK P23, the genomic stretch CCTGCGCCCGCAGTGTTACGCCCCACCAGGCGGCCAATAAGCATTATAAAAATTGCAGGAACGTTCGTTAGCGTCCGCGCACTCGTTTGCATTCTTAGCGGTTTGTTAATCCTTTTCGGGGTTACCAACTATTATTTACTTTAGCGCCCTTATTTGAAAACTATTCGGCATAATTTGCCGTACTTTGTAGACTGTTAAGATTAAAACGAGAAATCATGTCTTTATTACAAGCAAATCCCGTGATGTTGTTCTCTATGCCTGGTGGAATGGAATGGGTATTGATCATTCTTGCCGTATTGATCCTGTTCGGCGGCAGAAAAATTCCAGAA encodes the following:
- a CDS encoding twin-arginine translocase TatA/TatE family subunit, whose protein sequence is MSLLQANPVMLFSMPGGMEWVLIILAVLILFGGRKIPEFMRGLGKGIREFNDAKSNVKKEIEEGMNEKDKASA